The Sphingopyxis fribergensis genome contains a region encoding:
- a CDS encoding RelA/SpoT family protein, translating to MLRQYELVERVRAYDPDVDEALLNRAYVFTVQKHGSQKRASGDPYFSHPVEVAGILTDLHLDAETIVTALLHDTLEDTLTTPEEIERLFGADVGRLVDGVTKLSKIEAQTENERAAENLRKFLLAMSDDIRVLLVKLADRLHNMRTLHFIQNPEKRRRIAKETMDIYAPLAERIGMYEYMREMQLLAFSELEPEAYATITGRLAKLSAGGKDKVAGISREFKELLAKNGIEADVSGREKHPYSIWRKMQERHVSFEQVTDIIAFRIITPTDADCYAALGLIHSKWKMVPGRFKDYISTPKRNGYKSLHTTIMHQQNMRIEIQIRSLGMHQQSEFGFAAHWAYKQGGSAPDGQAGWIRDLIEILEQTHDPEEFLENTRIAMYQDRIFAFTPKGSLHQLPKGATPVDFAYAVHTGLGDRTVGAKVNGRLVPLRTQLNNGDTVEILSSDKQTPQPAWLGFAVTGKARAAIRRHVRSKEKVELSALGRKMYDEIVARLPNKVGDKARIAARERLKLDDDSALYVAIAKQRLTDNAVLEALVPGITAEMKTKPGKLVQGAAVSIAGLTPGVAYQLADCCHPVPGDRIVGLSRPGEGIEVHVIDCPRLADGIDADWIDLRWQEDSEGGNARLCIVIRNEPGTLAEMSGILAANMANITNLRLSNREGGFHTYDVVVEVRDVQHLMRILSALRASDTVVQAERL from the coding sequence ATGCTGAGGCAATATGAACTTGTCGAGCGCGTGCGCGCTTATGATCCCGACGTCGACGAGGCGCTGCTGAACCGCGCCTATGTGTTCACCGTGCAGAAGCATGGCAGCCAGAAACGCGCATCGGGCGACCCCTATTTCAGCCATCCGGTCGAGGTAGCGGGCATTTTAACCGACCTCCATCTCGATGCCGAGACGATTGTCACTGCGCTGCTCCACGACACGCTCGAGGACACGCTGACGACTCCCGAAGAGATCGAACGCCTGTTCGGTGCCGACGTCGGCCGGCTGGTCGACGGCGTAACCAAGCTCAGCAAGATCGAAGCGCAGACCGAGAATGAGCGCGCGGCCGAGAATCTGCGCAAATTCCTGCTCGCCATGTCCGACGATATCCGCGTGCTGCTGGTCAAGCTCGCCGACCGGCTGCACAATATGCGGACGCTGCATTTCATCCAGAATCCCGAAAAGCGCCGCCGCATCGCCAAGGAGACGATGGACATCTATGCCCCGCTCGCCGAGCGGATCGGCATGTATGAATATATGCGCGAGATGCAGCTGCTCGCGTTCAGCGAGCTCGAACCCGAAGCTTATGCGACGATCACCGGCCGCCTCGCCAAGCTGAGCGCGGGCGGCAAGGACAAGGTCGCGGGGATCAGCCGCGAATTCAAGGAATTGCTCGCCAAGAACGGGATCGAAGCAGATGTGTCGGGGCGCGAGAAACACCCCTATTCGATCTGGCGCAAGATGCAGGAGCGGCACGTCAGCTTCGAGCAGGTGACCGACATCATCGCCTTTCGCATCATCACTCCGACCGATGCCGATTGCTATGCCGCACTCGGCCTGATCCACAGCAAATGGAAAATGGTTCCGGGCCGGTTCAAGGATTATATCTCGACCCCGAAACGCAACGGCTACAAGTCGCTGCACACGACGATCATGCACCAGCAGAATATGCGGATTGAAATCCAGATTCGCAGCCTCGGCATGCATCAGCAGTCCGAATTCGGCTTCGCCGCGCATTGGGCGTATAAACAGGGCGGCTCCGCCCCTGACGGACAGGCGGGGTGGATTCGCGACCTGATCGAAATCCTCGAGCAGACGCACGATCCCGAAGAGTTCCTCGAAAACACGCGCATCGCGATGTATCAGGACCGCATCTTCGCCTTCACGCCGAAGGGCAGTTTGCACCAGCTGCCCAAGGGCGCGACGCCGGTCGATTTCGCCTATGCCGTCCACACCGGGCTCGGCGACCGCACCGTCGGGGCCAAGGTCAACGGGCGGCTGGTGCCGCTGCGCACCCAGCTGAACAATGGTGACACGGTCGAAATCCTCTCCTCCGACAAGCAGACGCCGCAGCCGGCCTGGCTGGGCTTCGCAGTCACCGGCAAGGCGCGCGCGGCGATCCGCCGCCATGTGCGGTCGAAGGAAAAGGTCGAGCTGTCGGCATTGGGCCGCAAGATGTACGATGAGATCGTCGCGCGCCTGCCCAACAAGGTCGGCGACAAGGCGCGCATCGCGGCGCGCGAGCGGCTGAAGCTCGACGACGACAGCGCCCTCTATGTCGCGATCGCCAAGCAGCGGCTCACCGACAATGCCGTGCTCGAGGCGCTCGTCCCCGGCATCACCGCCGAGATGAAGACCAAGCCGGGCAAGCTGGTGCAGGGCGCGGCGGTGTCGATCGCGGGGCTGACACCCGGCGTCGCCTATCAGCTCGCCGACTGCTGCCATCCCGTCCCCGGCGACCGCATCGTCGGCCTGTCGCGACCAGGCGAGGGAATCGAGGTACATGTCATCGACTGCCCACGGCTCGCCGACGGCATCGACGCCGACTGGATCGACCTGCGCTGGCAAGAAGACAGCGAGGGCGGGAACGCGCGGCTGTGTATCGTCATCCGCAACGAACCCGGCACGCTCGCCGAAATGTCGGGCATCCTCGCCGCCAATATGGCGAACATCACCAATTTGCGCCTGTCGAACCGCGAGGGCGGTTTCCACACCTATGACGTCGTCGTCGAGGTGCGCGATGTGCAGCATCTGATGCGCATATTGTCGGCGCTGCGCGCGTCGGACACGGTGGTGCAGGCCGAGCGGCTTTAG
- a CDS encoding CC_3452 family protein — MPIFKPSPLPHSFALAGAALIGGLSFASSAATAASGAYYRAELAGPATEARFVARDVVWACKGSSCTARQGTSRPLVMCSALVKKAGPVASFATGGKALEAEELARCNGAK, encoded by the coding sequence ATGCCCATATTCAAACCTTCTCCCCTCCCCCATTCCTTCGCGCTGGCAGGCGCCGCACTGATCGGCGGCCTCTCATTCGCATCCAGCGCAGCAACCGCCGCGAGCGGCGCCTACTACCGCGCCGAACTCGCCGGTCCGGCGACAGAGGCGCGCTTCGTCGCGCGCGATGTCGTCTGGGCATGCAAGGGCTCCAGCTGCACTGCCCGTCAAGGTACGAGCCGCCCGCTCGTGATGTGTTCGGCGCTCGTCAAAAAGGCAGGCCCGGTGGCGAGCTTCGCCACGGGTGGCAAAGCGCTCGAGGCCGAAGAGCTGGCGCGCTGCAACGGCGCGAAATAA
- a CDS encoding winged helix-turn-helix transcriptional regulator produces MGKLRELLNDMDGGNCALPLALEAMGERWSFMILRAAFNGVHHFEEFQQELNIARNILSNRLSRLVDHGIMAREVMAEDRRKVQYQLTEKGIELLPAMIALRQWGEKWGAGVPSTPVLVDARDEQPIGPVTLTAHDGRVIGYKELLWKHRAELQPLGQARVRGEAAMAPVAAE; encoded by the coding sequence ATGGGAAAATTACGCGAACTGCTGAACGACATGGATGGGGGCAATTGCGCCCTGCCGCTGGCGCTGGAAGCGATGGGCGAGCGATGGTCGTTCATGATCCTGCGCGCCGCCTTTAACGGTGTCCATCATTTCGAGGAGTTCCAGCAGGAACTGAACATCGCGCGCAATATCTTGTCGAACCGGCTGTCGCGGCTGGTCGACCATGGCATCATGGCGCGCGAAGTGATGGCCGAGGACCGCCGCAAGGTGCAGTATCAGCTGACCGAAAAGGGCATCGAGCTGCTCCCCGCGATGATCGCTTTGCGCCAATGGGGCGAAAAATGGGGTGCCGGCGTGCCGTCGACCCCGGTGCTTGTCGACGCGCGCGACGAACAGCCGATCGGCCCGGTGACGCTGACCGCGCACGACGGCCGCGTGATCGGGTACAAGGAATTGCTGTGGAAGCATCGCGCCGAACTCCAGCCGCTCGGCCAGGCGCGCGTGCGCGGCGAGGCTGCGATGGCGCCGGTCGCCGCCGAATGA